The genomic window CAGCCCAGCGGCTTTCTGCTCAAGCCTACCAGAAGGTCGTGGCAGCCCAGGATGCTCACGAGTTCGATCTCGATGGCCACGCCCAGAAAGCCAAAGATCTGCTCGACCAGGCCAACCAGGAGCTCAAGCAGGCGGCAGAAGCTGCCAACGAAGAACGCAAGTAGTTTGCTAAGTGAGTAGGTAGGCAAGCGTCGCAGCAAGCGCGGCGCTTGCCGTTTTCCCCGGAGAAAAGTATCAAACGGAGAAATGTCATGAAACTCGTCGCCCAGACTCTTTTTCTGTTCCTTGGGCTAGGACCGGTGCTTGCCTACTCGCAAGGCCTCCAGGCCCCACCAAAATTTAAGCACGTGATTGTGGTTTTCCAGGAAAACCGTACGCCCGACAATCTCTTCCAGGGATTGCTGACCTGGCCCGGCATTGATCCGAAAAAGTATGACATCCAGCCCAGCGGGATGGTCGCCGGCACCTGTAAGAATCCGCAGGCACCCAGCATCGCCGGTGGCACCTACGACCCGGCAACTTGTTCCATCACAGGCGGAACACAAGAGAATCGCTGCCTCGAGCCCCAGCCGCTCGCAGGTGGATATGACCCCAGCCACAGCCACTGCGCCTTCCTCACCATGTATGACTCTGGCAAGATGGATGGCGCCGGTTTCGTCAAAGATAATTGCCACAAGGCGAAGAACTGCACGGGCAACGGCGCCGGGCAGTTTCTCTCCTACAAGTTCACACCCAACATTCAGCATCGGCTCGATCCTTACCTGCAGATTGCCGCCGAATACGGCTGGGCAAACCGCATGTTCCAAACCAACCAGGGACCGAGCTTTCCTGCGCACCAATATCTTTTCGGCGGAACTTCGGCCCAGACGGCCGCAGACGATAAGAAGGCTGCTTTCATCGCAGAAAATCCGGGCGGCATCATGATTGCGCATCATGCCTACCCTGGCTGCCTTTCGCCACCGCAGGAATCGAACAGGGTGGTTTCTCCTCTTCCCAGCGGAGAGCAATGTCCGGCGGGTTGCACCTGCTACAGCAACGGCAGCAAGGAGTGCAAGATTACCCAGGGAACCGAGCACAACCTGTGCTTCGATCATCCCACGCTGGCGACGCTGCTCGATCAGCACCAACTGAGCTGGAAATACTATGCGCCCTCGCAGGGATCAATCTGGAATGCTCCGCATTCGATTAAAGAAGTCTGCCAGCCCGACTACACCACCGGCAAATGCACAGGCCCGGATTACAACAATGTGGATTTCAACCTGACCCACGTGGTCGGAGATATTAATGATTCTTCCTGCAAGCTGGCTGCTGTGAGCTGGGTGATTCCTGACGGGCAATGCTCCGATCACGCCGCCGTCAGCAGGGCCGGAGGACCGGCATGGGTCGCCTCCATCGTCAACGCAGTAGGCCAGAGCAAATGCAATTACTGGAAAGACACCGCCATCGTGATCACCTGGGACGACTGGGGAGGCTGGTATGACCACGCGAAGCCGCCCGTACTGCCGGGAATTCAGGGCGACTACCAACTCGGCTTCCGCGTGCCGCTGCTGGTGGTCTCGGCTTACACCAAGCCGGGCACGGTGAGTGATGCGGAGAGGGACTTCGGCAGCATCCTGCGCTTCATCGAAGAAAATTTCAACCTGGGCGTGGGATCTTTGGGATTTGCCGATGCGCGCGCTCACCACGGCCTCGACGAATTCTTCAACCAGAGCGCGGGCGACTTCCGCATGATTCAGGCGCCACCGGTTCCTCCTTTCTGCACCATGGCGCCAGGTCAGGGCGTAGCCCCTGACGACGATGCTGAGGAAGGCTCCGCTCCCAGTACTAGCGATGTTCCGCAACCGCAACGCAGAAATCGGAGGCAAAGGCAGGGACAGCCTGTTGCCAACTGATCGATCACTTTTACACCCGTCCAACCATGGTTCTGTAATCGTCAACCTACAACCACCCAGCCGGCGACCCTCCGGCTGGATGCTTTAAAAAAGGGGAAGAAGACTCTGCAGTAAGACAATAATCGCTCAACTCGAAAGGAGATACCTTTTATGAAGACACCGCGCTGGGGTAACATCAGCACCTACTATACCTTGATCACCATCATCTGCATGGCGTGCGCTCTGGGAACGAATGCTCGCGCCCAGGGACCTATGGTGACACCCGCGAGGCCCAACATTGTTTTCATTCTCACGGATGACTTTTCAATGAACCTCGTGCAGGAAATGACGCAATCCAAATACCACGGTTTGCAGGACATGATGAACGAGGGCACGACCTTCTCTAACTTCTTCGTCAGCGACTCGCTCTGTTGCCCATCACGTTCCTCCATCTTCACCGGCAAGTTTCCCCACAATACTGGTGTCTTTACCAACACTTGGGCGCCCGCGAAAGGCCAAACGGATGGCGGATTTGGAGCATTCATGAAAAATGATGACCAAAAACACACCTTCGCCCTTGCCCTTCATCAGGCCAAACCCGCATACACGACCGCCATGCTCGGCAAGTATCTCAATGGCTATCTTCCCTGGGACACCGAGCCCTACAATAAGCCCAACATTCTCAAAAACGGCTGGGGATGGGACGAATGGTATGTGGCCGGCAACGGTTACCCCGAATTTACGTATGACCTGTTCCAGGTTCCAATTCCAGATCCTGCCGGCTCCGTTCAGCATTACGGAATTGATCCGGAAAATTACATGACCGACGTCCTGTCAGGACTGGCTCAGGACTTCATCAAACGCGCCAAAGGGCCTTTCTTCATCGAGATTGCGACCTTCGCGCCCCATGCGCCTTACCGGCCTGCCTATCGTGATGAAACCGCGTTTCCCGGCCTGCAAGTCCCGCGCACGCCCACCTATGACGCGCGTCCCGATGCCCAGGCTCCGGATTGGATGAAGGATATCCCACCGCTCGCCCAGCCCGAGAAGGATGCGATGGATGACCAATTCCGCTTGCGCGCGCAATGCACCTTGTCCATTGACAAGATGATCAGCGACATCCGGGCGACCTTGCGCGCGCTCGGCAAAGATAAGAATACCTATATCTTCTTCAGCGCCGATAATGGCTATCACATGGGTGATTATTCATTTCTGCCTGGAAAAATGACGCCCTTCGACCTCGACATCCGAGTTCCGCTCGTTGTCACCGGCCCTGGAGTCTCTCACCAGACCCTCAGCGAAATCACCCAGACTGTAGATCTGGCCCCGACCTTCACCGAGCTTGGCGGCAACACCGCGCCCACGGAACCCGATGGGCATAGCCTGGTTCCGCTGTTGCACGGTAAGA from Terriglobales bacterium includes these protein-coding regions:
- a CDS encoding alkaline phosphatase family protein; amino-acid sequence: MKLVAQTLFLFLGLGPVLAYSQGLQAPPKFKHVIVVFQENRTPDNLFQGLLTWPGIDPKKYDIQPSGMVAGTCKNPQAPSIAGGTYDPATCSITGGTQENRCLEPQPLAGGYDPSHSHCAFLTMYDSGKMDGAGFVKDNCHKAKNCTGNGAGQFLSYKFTPNIQHRLDPYLQIAAEYGWANRMFQTNQGPSFPAHQYLFGGTSAQTAADDKKAAFIAENPGGIMIAHHAYPGCLSPPQESNRVVSPLPSGEQCPAGCTCYSNGSKECKITQGTEHNLCFDHPTLATLLDQHQLSWKYYAPSQGSIWNAPHSIKEVCQPDYTTGKCTGPDYNNVDFNLTHVVGDINDSSCKLAAVSWVIPDGQCSDHAAVSRAGGPAWVASIVNAVGQSKCNYWKDTAIVITWDDWGGWYDHAKPPVLPGIQGDYQLGFRVPLLVVSAYTKPGTVSDAERDFGSILRFIEENFNLGVGSLGFADARAHHGLDEFFNQSAGDFRMIQAPPVPPFCTMAPGQGVAPDDDAEEGSAPSTSDVPQPQRRNRRQRQGQPVAN
- a CDS encoding sulfatase, with the translated sequence MKTPRWGNISTYYTLITIICMACALGTNARAQGPMVTPARPNIVFILTDDFSMNLVQEMTQSKYHGLQDMMNEGTTFSNFFVSDSLCCPSRSSIFTGKFPHNTGVFTNTWAPAKGQTDGGFGAFMKNDDQKHTFALALHQAKPAYTTAMLGKYLNGYLPWDTEPYNKPNILKNGWGWDEWYVAGNGYPEFTYDLFQVPIPDPAGSVQHYGIDPENYMTDVLSGLAQDFIKRAKGPFFIEIATFAPHAPYRPAYRDETAFPGLQVPRTPTYDARPDAQAPDWMKDIPPLAQPEKDAMDDQFRLRAQCTLSIDKMISDIRATLRALGKDKNTYIFFSADNGYHMGDYSFLPGKMTPFDLDIRVPLVVTGPGVSHQTLSEITQTVDLAPTFTELGGNTAPTEPDGHSLVPLLHGKNPAWRQMALIEHHGPPDDASDPDNEKHEKSSGDANPPNYEALRSDTYMYVEYSNETRITSVSSTSTDATFMVKNNFIVVGTQVSIAGVSIPQFNLDNQVVTAATPTQFTIHGSFSPTASTATTGTVTAGKNGVSEYGYYNLDSGSTGYDPNELKNVFNSLPPATKTTLHDAVVTNTTCGETGKPTCWQAQQ